A single Anabas testudineus chromosome 10, fAnaTes1.2, whole genome shotgun sequence DNA region contains:
- the LOC113160570 gene encoding neuronal acetylcholine receptor subunit non-alpha-2-like isoform X1: MKLAVLLLLLLSTSCSLSLAKITASNDFVSLAEMEDALLKNLFQGYQRWVRPIQRANDTVKVRFGLKISQLVDVDEKNQLMTTNVWLCQEWIDYKLRWNPEKYGGITSIRVPSENIWLPDIVLYENADGRFEGSLMTKAIVKFNGAITWTPPASYKSACTMDVTFFPFDRQNCSMKFGSWTYDGNMVDLVLIDNQVDRKDFFDNGEWEILSATGAKGNRKDGLYSYPFITYSFILKRLPLFYTLFLIIPCLGLSFLTVLVFYLPSDEGEKLSLSTSVLVSLTVFLLVIEEIIPSSSKVIPLIGEYLLFIMIFVTLSIIVTVFVINVHHRSSATYHPMSPWVRNLFLQELPRLLCMRGHTDRYHYPELAPESPELKPRSGGRRSGQRTNSGAHGQATSEGKEDEAWSMMLDKAIYSVRYISRHIRKEHFIREVVQDWKFVAQVLDRIFLWAFLTVSVLGTILIFTPALQMFLKIPPPTASEDPPSN, encoded by the exons ATGAAGTTGGcggttctcctcctcctcctcctgtcgaCGTCCTGCTCGCTGTCCCTCGCCAAGATCACCG CTTCAAATGACTTTGTGTCCTTGGCGGAGATGGAGGACGCCCTGCTGAAAAACCTTTTCCAAGGCTACCAGCGCTGGGTCCGGCCTATCCAGCGTGCCAACGACACTGTCAAAGTACGCTTCGGCCTCAAGATTTCCCAGCTGGTCGATGTG GATGAGAAAAACCAGCTGATGACAACTAACGTTTGGCTGTGTCAG gagtgGATCGATTACAAGTTGCGTTGGAATCCAGAGAAATACGGAGGAATCACTTCCATCAGAGTTCCCTCTGAAAACATCTGGCTCCCAGACATCGTCCTCTATGAGAA CGCTGATGGGAGGTTCGAGGGTTCCCTGATGACCAAAGCCATTGTCAAGTTTAATGGTGCCATCACCTGGACGCCACCTGCAAGTTACAAATCCGCCTGCACCATGGACGTCACCTTCTTCCCTTTTGACCGTCAGAACTGCTCCATGAAGTTTGGCTCCTGGACCTATGATGGCAACATGGTGGACTTGGTTCTGATAGACAACCAGGTAGATCGGAAGGACTTCTTTGATAATGGGGAGTGGGAGATCCTTAGTGCCACGGGTGCCAAAGGGAATAGAAAGGATGGCTTGTACTCGTACCCCTTCATCACATACTCCTTCATTCTGAAGAGGCTGCCGCTGTTCTATAccctcttcctcatcatcccGTGTTTGGGTTTGTCCTTCCTGACTGTCCTGGTGTTTTACCTTCCCTCAGATGAAGGAGAGAAGCTGTCACTCTCTACTTCTGTTCTAGTGTCACTCACTGTGTTCCTCCTGGTCATAGAGGAGAtcatcccctcctcctccaagGTGATCCCGCTGATTGGAGAATACCTGCTCTTCATCATGATCTTCGTCACCCTGTCGATCATCGTCACCGTCTTTGTCATCAACGTGCACCATCGCTCCTCGGCCACCTACCACCCCATGTCGCCGTGGGTTCGTAACCTCTTCCTTCAGGAGCTGCCGAGGTTGCTTTGCATGCGAGGACACACTGATCGCTATCACTACCCTGAGCTGGCTCCTGAAAGTCCTGAGCTGAAGCCTCGGTCTGGAGGTCGGAGATCTGGACAGAGGACGAACAGCGGAGCCCACGGACAGGCGACTTCTGAGGGGAAGGAAGATGAAGCCTGGTCGATGATGTTGGATAAGGCCATCTATTCAGTGCGCTACATCAGCAGACATATCCGCAAAGAGCACTTCATCCGCGAG gtggTACAAGACTGGAAGTTTGTGGCCCAGGTGTTAGACAGGATCTTCCTCTGGGCATTCCTCACTGTCTCAGTTCTGGGCACCATCCTCATCTTCACTCCAGCCCTGCAGATGTTCCTGAAAATCCCTCCTCCCACTGCAAGTGAGGATCCACCGTCAAACTAG
- the LOC113160570 gene encoding neuronal acetylcholine receptor subunit non-alpha-2-like isoform X2 — translation MEDALLKNLFQGYQRWVRPIQRANDTVKVRFGLKISQLVDVDEKNQLMTTNVWLCQEWIDYKLRWNPEKYGGITSIRVPSENIWLPDIVLYENADGRFEGSLMTKAIVKFNGAITWTPPASYKSACTMDVTFFPFDRQNCSMKFGSWTYDGNMVDLVLIDNQVDRKDFFDNGEWEILSATGAKGNRKDGLYSYPFITYSFILKRLPLFYTLFLIIPCLGLSFLTVLVFYLPSDEGEKLSLSTSVLVSLTVFLLVIEEIIPSSSKVIPLIGEYLLFIMIFVTLSIIVTVFVINVHHRSSATYHPMSPWVRNLFLQELPRLLCMRGHTDRYHYPELATSEGKEDEAWSMMLDKAIYSVRYISRHIRKEHFIREVVQDWKFVAQVLDRIFLWAFLTVSVLGTILIFTPALQMFLKIPPPTASEDPPSN, via the exons ATGGAGGACGCCCTGCTGAAAAACCTTTTCCAAGGCTACCAGCGCTGGGTCCGGCCTATCCAGCGTGCCAACGACACTGTCAAAGTACGCTTCGGCCTCAAGATTTCCCAGCTGGTCGATGTG GATGAGAAAAACCAGCTGATGACAACTAACGTTTGGCTGTGTCAG gagtgGATCGATTACAAGTTGCGTTGGAATCCAGAGAAATACGGAGGAATCACTTCCATCAGAGTTCCCTCTGAAAACATCTGGCTCCCAGACATCGTCCTCTATGAGAA CGCTGATGGGAGGTTCGAGGGTTCCCTGATGACCAAAGCCATTGTCAAGTTTAATGGTGCCATCACCTGGACGCCACCTGCAAGTTACAAATCCGCCTGCACCATGGACGTCACCTTCTTCCCTTTTGACCGTCAGAACTGCTCCATGAAGTTTGGCTCCTGGACCTATGATGGCAACATGGTGGACTTGGTTCTGATAGACAACCAGGTAGATCGGAAGGACTTCTTTGATAATGGGGAGTGGGAGATCCTTAGTGCCACGGGTGCCAAAGGGAATAGAAAGGATGGCTTGTACTCGTACCCCTTCATCACATACTCCTTCATTCTGAAGAGGCTGCCGCTGTTCTATAccctcttcctcatcatcccGTGTTTGGGTTTGTCCTTCCTGACTGTCCTGGTGTTTTACCTTCCCTCAGATGAAGGAGAGAAGCTGTCACTCTCTACTTCTGTTCTAGTGTCACTCACTGTGTTCCTCCTGGTCATAGAGGAGAtcatcccctcctcctccaagGTGATCCCGCTGATTGGAGAATACCTGCTCTTCATCATGATCTTCGTCACCCTGTCGATCATCGTCACCGTCTTTGTCATCAACGTGCACCATCGCTCCTCGGCCACCTACCACCCCATGTCGCCGTGGGTTCGTAACCTCTTCCTTCAGGAGCTGCCGAGGTTGCTTTGCATGCGAGGACACACTGATCGCTATCACTACCCTGAGCTG GCGACTTCTGAGGGGAAGGAAGATGAAGCCTGGTCGATGATGTTGGATAAGGCCATCTATTCAGTGCGCTACATCAGCAGACATATCCGCAAAGAGCACTTCATCCGCGAG gtggTACAAGACTGGAAGTTTGTGGCCCAGGTGTTAGACAGGATCTTCCTCTGGGCATTCCTCACTGTCTCAGTTCTGGGCACCATCCTCATCTTCACTCCAGCCCTGCAGATGTTCCTGAAAATCCCTCCTCCCACTGCAAGTGAGGATCCACCGTCAAACTAG
- the LOC113160988 gene encoding uncharacterized protein C3orf85, whose amino-acid sequence MKFVILFALVCGVFAAPFVKEQEAKRFIRHKRQSGYWDPHHSQNMWGVTVQEQANEYWTALRTDAQYYMDLSSLMFDRSVATENNRLYMEMLRNARAHLDSQTGQHK is encoded by the exons ATGAAGTTTGTGATCCTCTTTGCTCTTGTGTGTG GAGTTTTTGCTGCCCCGTTTGTCAAAGAACAGGAGGCGAAGCGATTCATCAGGCACAAGAGACAGTCAGGATACTGGGATCCGCACCACTCTCAGAATATGTGGGGTGTCACTGTTCAGGAACAG GCTAACGAGTACTGGACAGCACTTCGGACAGATGCCCAGTACTACATGGACTTAAGCAGCCTGATGTTTGACCGCTCTGTCGCTAC TGAAAACAACAGGCTGTATATGGAGATGCTGCGTAATGCCAGAGCTCACCTGGACAGCCAGACAGGTCAGCACAAATAG